CGGGCTCTACTCCTTCGCGTACGTCATACTCGCGAGGGCGGCGCTGGAGATACCCATGTCTATCTGGCTAATGAAGGGCTTCTTTGACACCATCCCCTGGGAGTTCGAGTGGTCCGGAATCATAGACGGCGCCTCCCGGATAACAGTCTGGAGGAAGATAATGCTACCCCTCATAAAGCCCGGAATCCTGGCTGTTGCCCTCTTCGCCTTCCTCGCCGGCTGGCAGGACATAATCTACGTGAGAACCTTCCTCGTCTATCCAACCCTCGCGACCTTCATAGAGGCCAACATAGAGGCAGAATACTCCCACATGCCCCTCATAGCGGCCGCCGGAACGTTCTACCTCCTTCCCACGGTAATATTCTTCATCACCGCCCAGCAGCTCCTCCTCCAGGGCTACTCGGGTGGAATAAAGGGCTGAGGTGGTTGAAATGGTTAAGGTCACCCTTAAGGATATCACGAAGAGGTTCGGCGACTTTGAGGCCCTCAAGCGGGTGAGCCTTGAGATAGCCGATAAGGAGTTCATGGCGCTCCTCGGACCGAGTGGAAGTGGCAAGTCAACGCTCCTATACACGATAGCCGGAATTTACCGGCCGACGAGCGGGAGAATATACTTCGACGGCAGGGACGTTACAGATGTCCCTCCGAAGGACAGGAACGTCGGTCTGGTCTTTCAGAACTGGGCTCTTTATCCCCACATGAGGGTCTTCGACAACATAGCCTTTCCGCTTGAGCTGAGGAAGGCACCGAAGGAAGAGATAGCCAAAAAGGTCAGGGAAGTTGCCGAGATGCTCCGCATAGAGAACCTTCTCGACCGCTATCCCTGGCAGCTCTCGGGTGGCCAGCAGCAGAGGGTTGCCATAGCAAGGGCCCTGGTCAAAGAGCCGGACGTCCTCCTGCTCGATGAGCCGCTGAGCAACCTCGATGCCCTCCTAAGGCTTGAGGTAAGGGCCGAGCTCAAGAGACTCCAGAAGGAGCTCGGAATCACCGCCGTTTACGTCACCCACGACCAGGCCGAGGCCTTGGCAATGGCCGACAGGATAGCCGTGATAAGGGAAGGGGTGATACTCCAGGTCGGAAGCCCGGACGACGTCTATTACAGGCCGAAGTACCGCTTCGTCGGCGGCTTCCTCGGAAGCCCGCCCATGAACTTTGTCGAGGCCGAGGTTAGGGGGTATTACCTAGACGTTTACGGAAGCAGGATTCCGGTTCCGGGTCAGTACCGGGAGCTGGTTGAAAGACTCGGTGTTACTGAGGTCATCCTCGGCTTCAGGCCGCACGACGCCGAGGTCGTGAAGGAAAAAACTGAAGGACTCGCCGGAACGGTCTATTCCTTCGAGCCCCTCGGCAGGGAGCAGATAGTCACCGTTTCGGTAAATGGGGCCTTTGTCAAGGTCTTTGCCCCGGAGGGGGAGCACTTCAGCTTCGGCGAACCTGTGACTGTGAAACTCCGGGAGGACAGGATAGTTCTCTTCGACAGGAAGACGGAGAAGGCCCTTGAGTTCCTTGAGGGCTGAACTCAGCTTTTCTTTCTCCCTATCAGCCACGCCGTCATAACCACCCGCAGGTTCGTGATTATGGCGAGCAGGAGGAAGAGCGCCTTAACTGAGACCTCTATGGGGTAGAGAAGAAACAACATCGTCAGAAAGATTCTCTCGTCCCTTTTTCCGGGGAGCTTTCTGAGGGCCGGAATAGAGCCGTAGGCGTCCTCACCGTAGGCCGCCTTGAACCTCTCGGTTGAGTAGCTCACCATCACCGAGCCGAGGAGAGCGAGGAGGGCAACCAGATGCCAGAGGGGCTCTCTGAGGGTCGAGTAGGCTAGGAGGGCCAGAAACGCGCCGTCAACGTAGCGGTCAAGGAGGGAGTCGATGTAGCCCCCGAACCTGCTCGTCCTGAGCTGGGCCCTCGCTAATTCGCCGTCAACGCCGTCGAGGATTGAGCTCAGCTGATAGAGTATTCCGGCCAAGGGGAGGCTGACGAGCGTCAGAAAGGCCGAGAGCATCCCGAGGGCAAAGGTGATTGCCGTCATCCCGTTCGGGGAGACCCTTTCGGCGAGGAGGTAGCTGATCTCCGTTGAAATCCTCCTGTTGAGGTGCCTGCTGACAAAGCCATCGCCTGTTCCCTTCACCGCCGTCTTCACGAGCATCCTCCTCGCTTTCTTCAGGTCGTTGGGAGTGTCAACGTCTGTCCAGGGGAGGCCGTCGATGAAGGTAACGGCCAGTTTGGCCCTTTTCACGACCTCACTTAATGGGTAATCCCCTTCCCTTTCTATCTCCAGCTTCTCGGTTACCTCAAAGATGCCCTCGTCGAGGACGAAGAAGCCAGTATCGACTGCGTCCCATTCCTCAAGATTCTTTCCTATCTCCTTAACCCTGCCATCTCTGACCCTTACCTTAGTCGCCTCACCCACGTCCGTCCATCTCGGTCTCCTGTCGGCTATAAGGCCGCTCCCCTTCAGGGCCTCCCGGATGAACTCCTCGCCGTAAACGTGGTCGCCCATCACCAAAACAAACCTTTCCGAGATGTGGCCTTTCGCCAGGTGGAGGGAGTGTCCGTTGCCCTTTTCCGGCTCGGGGTTGACTACCAGCTCCGCGTTGAAGCCGTGCCCCTCGATGAACTCACGGTAAAGCCCAGCGTAGCGTTCGTTGGTGACTATCACGAACCTCTCAACACCGTTTTGCCCGAGAAGGGTGAGCGTCCGGTACAGGATTTCCCTCCGGGCGACTTTCAGGAGCCCCTTCGGTCTCTCCCCCATCCTCGTCCCGAGGCCTGCCGCTAGAATCACCGCCGTCTTTGGCACCATTGGCATCACCTTTTTAAAGCCCCCGCCGAGCCACTCTCCAGTGGGGGATTATACATCGACGATTTGAAGCTTTCGGGTGAGTGAGATGCGCGTTGCCGTGCTGTATTCGGGCGGGAAGGACTCAAACTACGCCCTCTACTGGGCGCTGAAGCAGGGTTTCGAGGTCAAATACCTCGTCTCGATGGTGAGCGAGCGCGATGACAGCTACATGTACCATGTGCCGAACATCCACCTCACCGAGCTCCAGGCGAAGGCGGTAGGGATTCCCCTCGTGAAGGGCTTCACCAGCGGCGAGAAGGAGAAAGAGGTAGAGGACATGAAGGCCGTCCTCGAAGGGTTAAAGATAGACGGCGTCGTTGCCGGTGCCTTGGCCAGCGAGTACCAGAAGAAGCGCGTTGACAGGGTAGCAAAGGAGCTCGGCATAGAGAGCTTTGCCCCCGCCTGGCACCGCGACCCAATAGAGTATATGCGCGAGATAATTGGCATCTTCGATGTGGTCATGGTCGGCGTTTCAGCATACGGCCTCGATGAGGGCTGGCTGGGACGGAGGATAAACGAGAAAGCGTTGGAAGAACTGATCAAGCTCCACGAGAAGTATAAAATCCACGTGGCAGGAGAAGGTGGAGAGTTCGAGACCTTCGTTAGAGATGCACCCTTCTTCAGGGCGAGGATAGTCTTCGACGAGGTCGAAAAGAGGTGGAGCGAGTGCAACTATTCCGGCGTGCTTGAGGTTAGGAGGGCGCATCTGGAGAGGAAGTAGGGGATTCACTTGAACTCTCCGTTTTCAACATGGGCGACATAAAACTTCGTTCCAGCGGAAACGCTGTCCGCGTCAACGCTTATCCCTGCTACATTCCCGTCCTCATCAAAGTGGAACGTTATCCGCCCTTCATACCCCATGGGCACAGCAAGGACGTAGGATGTTCCTCCCGGGTCGTGAGATACTGCCGAAAGTGCGAGTCCCGATATCACCGGCGCGAGTTCACCCCCTGTGTAGTATGCAGTCGTTGTTAAGTATCCATCAGTGCCGATGGAGTATACCGTGTAATACGTCTCCACCAGGAGGGTTTTTGTCGTGGATATGACCTCGCCATTTAAGGCATTATCTGCCTCCAGCCTATCAAAGGTCATTAGTTCGCCGTCGCCGGAGGAATATACCACCTCGTAGATCACGGCATTCGCCAGCAGTCCTTTGTCAAGGACTCCATCTATGTATTCATAGACTTCCATCACGTCTTCCGGAGGATACATATCCCCCCAGTCCCCACCGCTCACATGATATGTAACGTACCCCTCTTTGGTAACGATCTCAAAGCCTGATTTGTTGATGGTGGAGAAATCATGGTACCATACCCCGTCTGACTCGGACATCCTCATTATACTGATCCAGTCCGAGTCTATGTAGATTGCCCCTGTGTTGGTGTAGCTTTTCTCTGTGATGTAGCTCTCATCCGGAACCACCAGAAGGAAGGTTTCTGAATCATCTTCATAGGTAATTATGGCCGTGTGGGGATATTTCACGTCCCCACTCACCACGATGTGGAGAGTATCCGCGTGGAAAAGCATACTGCCGGTGGGCACAGTCTCTTCGGAGTCTCCAGAGGGCTCTGAGGTTGATGCCGTTGGTGTCGTAGATGTGGGGGAGGGAGTTGAGGTGGACGGGGACTGCTCAACTTTCGGCAATCCGTTGATATTAATTTCAACATTCAGTAGCCCACCTCTCCAAGCGAAGAAAAGCAGAATTACCAGCAGAACCACCACAAGTAACTTTTTCATGGGTCTCACCTCCTTTGGGAAATAAAACAAAAGAAAGATTCATTCCTCCGGCTTCACCCTCACCCAAAGCCACGCCTTTGAGCAGCCGCCGGAGACGCCGCAGACCGGGAAGTCATACTCCCACTCCATCCTGGGAATAGCTGAAACCGTGTCCCACTTGAGGGCGTTGTTGTCGAGGAGAACCGTTATCGCCACCTGTCCCATCGGATCGTCGTCGTTGCCCCACTTTCCGGCGTCTTCCTCCCAGGCGTTGTACTCAAGGTAGAGGAAGGGAACGTCAGCTCTAGCATGCTCGATGAGGAGCAGTTCTGGCTCCACCGTTACCTTGTTTCCATCGATTACCCTCTTTCCGGGTGGATAGCGGTAGGAAACCTCCACGGGAACCATTCCTGTCGTCCTCTCGGCTGTGCTATCGGGAACATCGGCCATCTCAACGGGTTCGAAGTGCGTAAAGGCCCTCGCGTAAAGGTAGTACTCATCATCGAGGAGTTCCGTGTCCTTGGTGAAGCTCACCCTGTCGAGGTAAGCTTTGAGCGTGTCGTAGCGGAGCGTTCTCGGAACGTCCACCTCGTAGACGAGGTAAGTGACCCTTATGTTTTTCCTGCTGAAGTCCCAGACCTCGATAAGCTTCCCGTTGCGGTAGTCATCATGGGGGTCTATAGTGAAAGCGTTATAGCCTATCGGGTCGGGCTTGGCTCCAAAGGCCTCCATCAGCCTGGAACCCCAGAAGTCGCTCGCGCTCTCACCGGTGAAGAGCTGGTTGATCAGCATCGCCCCAGAGTAGCCATACTTCATGGCCGTCCCTATCTCCCCCGTTGCCAGGCCAAGGGCCAAATCCACCAAAAAGCCCGTTCCGAGGGTTAGGTATTCACCGGGGTCGTCAACGTCCCAGCCGGCGGTGTGGATGTATATCTTCTTGTACTCCCTCGCCTCGTCCAGGGGCATCGCCAGGAGCGGGTAGCCGTTGATGTATGACCACTCGACGCTTATCGCTCTATCCTCGTGGTAGAGTAGCCTGCTGTTGTCGTTGGCCTCAATCCACCGTTTTCCAGGATAGCTAACGGCATATATGGGCCCGTACGTCCAGTTCCAGTCGTTCTCGTGCTCCCAGTAAACGGGGAAGGCCCATGAAACGAGCTGAATCTCGCCTTCCCTCGAATCTTCGTTTTCCCTTATGTAAACATCCTCTACCAAAACGACGAGGTATCTGTCAACGTCCTCCGTTATGGTAAGCCCTTTGGTAGCGTTCAGCCAGAGGTTGTTCTTTGCCGGGAAGCGGTAGCCGCCGTTTCCCGAGAACCAGAAGCGGAACTCCCTCCACGGAATCAGGCTGAAGATGTTTTCGACGGTGAACTCAACGGTTACCTCGCCGGTGGAGGTCTTCGTCACGGTGACGTTCGATTCCCGGTAAACGTTCCCGTTCATGTCGTAGAGGGTAAACTTCTCGGGGGTTATCCAGCCCGCCCAGTCGATTTGTCCGCTGTCGCCCGCGTCGATGTTGAGGCTCATCCCCATTGCCCTTCTGTACTCATTCTCGTCCTTGAAAATCAGCTGGAATGTCAAATCTTCACCGCCGGCAACGACGTGGAGGGAAACTCCAGGGTCGTCGGGACTGCCGTAGGAGCCTTCCGTGTAGTAGTCAATCCAGCCCCTCATTGCCTCTATCACGAAGCTTCCAACGCTCGGATAAGTCCTCCTCGGGAAGCGTTCTTCGCAGGTCGCTGAACCGCAGTCGAGGCGTATCCTCATGAAAACCCTTTCGGGGAAGATACTGGAGAAGTTCTCGATTGTGAACCTCACATCGGCCCCGTCAACCTCGACGCTCCCGTTCTGGATGGAGACCAGCCCCTCGCCCGTTACCTCGTAGAGCTGGAAGCCGAAGCGATAAAGGTGGAGTTCCCAGAGTCTTCCGAACTCGCCTCCCTCGGTAAAGGTGATTACCGTCGGCTCATATGTGTAAACTTTCCCACTGAAAAAGTCCCTGAAGCTGTCGGGATGGACGTAAGCGTTGGCCAAGCTCTCGTTCTCGAAGGTTATCATAAAGCCGACGTTCTTTCCTGGCTCTGTGGATTGGGTGATTATGGAGACACGCTTTATAACCTCACCGTTCGGCTCGAAAGCGTTGCTCCCTATCGGTCCTGCGTAGGTGAAGTTCGCGGTGAGCCTGTAAACTGGTATTATAACAGGCTCCAGGGTGACGTTTATCAGGGTATCCGGCAGGGAAAAGCCGGGTCCGGTTCCGTTATCGTTGGTTTCCCCTGCCTCACAGCCGAGGTCGGGGTCGGCATCGTCCGTGCATATAACGTTCCCGTCCTCGTCGTACTGGAGGCTCTCGTTTGGAGCCGGAGTTTCAGTCGGGGTTTCCGTTTGAGTTTCAGTCTGCGTTACCGTCTCGGTGACGGTCTCGGTTCCGGTTTCACTGCCTGTTTCCGTTGATGAGCTTTCCATCGAATATGTCTCACCGCTGTTGCTTGTTGGACTCCCGCTTGCTGACGGGGCCGTTCCGGTAGGGGAGGGTGTGCTGCCGAGACACCCGCTGATGATGACTAACGCGATCAGCAAAAGGAGAACCAAAATCCGAGGGGTTTTTCTCATACCCGCACCTCCAAACCCAAACCCGCGGGCAAGAAACGAAATTGAAGCCCATACCAGGGCTTGGATTTTACCCAATTATGTACCTTATTTTATTTAAGAGTTTCTCCGGTGAAGAGTCATTCAAGGGATAAGGTTTATTAATCACACTGGATTATTACATGCGGTGGTAGAATGATCGAGGTTGAGAACCTCACCAAAAACTTCGGCGCAACTAAAGCTGTACGGGGGATAACCTTTACTGTCAACGACGGCGAGATATACGGCCTTCTCGGCCCCAACGGGAGCGGGAAGAGCACCACCATGAAAATCCTCTCGGGGATAATGAAGCCCACCTCTGGCAGAGTCGTTGTTAACGGTGTTGATGTGAGCAGGGACGCTCTGGGTGTGAGGAGGATAGTCGGCTACGTCCCTGAAACACCGGTTCTCTACGAGAGCCTCACCCCGGTTGAATTCTTCAACTTCGTGGGGAGCGTAA
This window of the Thermococcus thermotolerans genome carries:
- a CDS encoding ABC transporter ATP-binding protein, which codes for MVKVTLKDITKRFGDFEALKRVSLEIADKEFMALLGPSGSGKSTLLYTIAGIYRPTSGRIYFDGRDVTDVPPKDRNVGLVFQNWALYPHMRVFDNIAFPLELRKAPKEEIAKKVREVAEMLRIENLLDRYPWQLSGGQQQRVAIARALVKEPDVLLLDEPLSNLDALLRLEVRAELKRLQKELGITAVYVTHDQAEALAMADRIAVIREGVILQVGSPDDVYYRPKYRFVGGFLGSPPMNFVEAEVRGYYLDVYGSRIPVPGQYRELVERLGVTEVILGFRPHDAEVVKEKTEGLAGTVYSFEPLGREQIVTVSVNGAFVKVFAPEGEHFSFGEPVTVKLREDRIVLFDRKTEKALEFLEG
- a CDS encoding bifunctional L-myo-inositol-1-phosphate cytidylyltransferase/CDP-L-myo-inositol myo-inositolphosphotransferase, which produces MVPKTAVILAAGLGTRMGERPKGLLKVARREILYRTLTLLGQNGVERFVIVTNERYAGLYREFIEGHGFNAELVVNPEPEKGNGHSLHLAKGHISERFVLVMGDHVYGEEFIREALKGSGLIADRRPRWTDVGEATKVRVRDGRVKEIGKNLEEWDAVDTGFFVLDEGIFEVTEKLEIEREGDYPLSEVVKRAKLAVTFIDGLPWTDVDTPNDLKKARRMLVKTAVKGTGDGFVSRHLNRRISTEISYLLAERVSPNGMTAITFALGMLSAFLTLVSLPLAGILYQLSSILDGVDGELARAQLRTSRFGGYIDSLLDRYVDGAFLALLAYSTLREPLWHLVALLALLGSVMVSYSTERFKAAYGEDAYGSIPALRKLPGKRDERIFLTMLFLLYPIEVSVKALFLLLAIITNLRVVMTAWLIGRKKS
- a CDS encoding diphthine--ammonia ligase gives rise to the protein MRVAVLYSGGKDSNYALYWALKQGFEVKYLVSMVSERDDSYMYHVPNIHLTELQAKAVGIPLVKGFTSGEKEKEVEDMKAVLEGLKIDGVVAGALASEYQKKRVDRVAKELGIESFAPAWHRDPIEYMREIIGIFDVVMVGVSAYGLDEGWLGRRINEKALEELIKLHEKYKIHVAGEGGEFETFVRDAPFFRARIVFDEVEKRWSECNYSGVLEVRRAHLERK